The Streptomyces sp. CC0208 genome window below encodes:
- a CDS encoding 3-hydroxyacyl-CoA dehydrogenase NAD-binding domain-containing protein yields the protein MTRPFRTAAVIGAGTIGLSWTALFAAYGLTVRVSDPREDLAEAVADALEQYAPHLTARGLDVTGLADRVHLAADVTEAVRDADVVQENGPERVEFKKDLFATLVREAPAHALLLSSSSAIPSTAFTGALTAEDAARVLIGHPFNPPHLIPLVEVVPGERTGEDAVQAALDFYTSVGRTPVVERKEIPGFVGNRLQNALSREAVYLVEQGVVTPEDLDKVMTNSLGLRWATVGPFLGAHLGGGPGGYRHLVEHIGASMRDMGDGLGRPAQTPDQQERLIEAVEKAYGSSTYPELAGTRDRRQLAVLDALAAAGTTTMKEEN from the coding sequence ATGACCCGCCCCTTCCGTACGGCCGCCGTCATCGGCGCCGGAACCATCGGTCTGTCCTGGACGGCCCTGTTCGCCGCATACGGCCTGACCGTCCGCGTGAGCGACCCGCGCGAGGACCTCGCCGAGGCCGTCGCCGACGCCCTGGAGCAGTACGCCCCGCACCTGACCGCCCGCGGCCTGGACGTGACCGGCCTCGCCGACCGGGTGCATCTCGCGGCGGACGTGACCGAGGCGGTCCGGGACGCGGACGTCGTCCAGGAGAACGGCCCGGAGCGCGTCGAGTTCAAGAAGGACCTGTTCGCCACGCTCGTCCGAGAGGCACCTGCCCACGCACTGCTGCTCAGCTCCTCGTCCGCGATCCCCTCGACCGCGTTCACGGGCGCGCTGACGGCCGAGGACGCCGCCCGTGTCCTGATCGGCCACCCCTTCAACCCGCCGCACCTCATCCCGCTGGTCGAGGTCGTGCCGGGCGAGCGCACCGGCGAGGACGCCGTACAGGCCGCGCTGGACTTCTACACCTCGGTCGGCCGCACCCCGGTCGTCGAGCGCAAGGAGATCCCCGGCTTCGTCGGCAACCGCCTGCAGAACGCGCTGAGCCGCGAGGCGGTGTATCTCGTCGAGCAGGGCGTGGTGACGCCCGAGGACCTCGACAAGGTTATGACCAACTCCCTGGGGCTGCGCTGGGCCACCGTCGGCCCGTTCCTCGGCGCACACCTGGGCGGGGGCCCCGGCGGCTACCGGCACCTCGTCGAGCACATCGGCGCCTCGATGCGGGACATGGGTGACGGCCTCGGCCGCCCCGCGCAGACCCCCGACCAACAGGAACGGCTCATCGAAGCCGTCGAGAAGGCTTACGGCTCCTCCACGTACCCGGAACTCGCCGGGACGCGCGACCGCAGGCAACTGGCGGTCCTGGACGCGCTGGCCGCGGCCGGGACGACCACCATGAAGGAGGAGAACTGA
- a CDS encoding acetoacetate decarboxylase, with protein sequence MKAEDVRQHLTTPLTSPAFAPMVPRFTDREYLNLVYRTDPDALRAVVPEPLRIGEPLVRFEVMRMGDVSGYGPYTEAGQAIPVTFEGERGEYLHAMYLDNFPATASGREVAAYPKVIGSPSLYVDSGALVGTLDHGSLRVATATMGYKHHELDRREAEEQIGVPTFMLKTVPGYDGTPRVQELVRTRITDLTVKGAWTGPARLQLFAHVLAPLADLPVLEVVSASHILTDLTLDGVEPVHDYLKGGASA encoded by the coding sequence ATGAAGGCCGAAGACGTACGACAGCACCTGACGACTCCGCTCACGAGCCCGGCGTTCGCGCCGATGGTGCCGCGGTTCACCGACCGCGAGTACCTCAACCTCGTCTACCGCACCGACCCCGACGCGCTGCGGGCCGTCGTCCCCGAACCGCTGAGGATCGGCGAGCCGTTGGTCCGGTTCGAGGTCATGAGGATGGGCGACGTCAGCGGCTACGGCCCCTACACCGAGGCGGGCCAGGCGATCCCCGTCACCTTCGAGGGCGAGCGGGGCGAGTACCTGCACGCCATGTACCTCGACAACTTCCCGGCGACCGCCTCCGGCCGCGAGGTCGCCGCCTACCCGAAGGTCATCGGCTCCCCGTCGCTGTACGTCGACTCCGGCGCGCTCGTCGGCACGCTCGACCACGGCTCGCTGCGGGTCGCCACGGCCACCATGGGCTACAAGCACCACGAGCTGGACCGGCGCGAGGCCGAGGAACAGATCGGCGTACCGACGTTCATGCTCAAGACCGTTCCCGGCTACGACGGCACGCCGCGTGTGCAGGAACTCGTCCGCACCCGCATCACCGACCTCACCGTCAAGGGCGCCTGGACCGGCCCCGCCCGGCTCCAGCTCTTCGCGCACGTGCTCGCCCCACTCGCCGACCTGCCGGTGCTGGAGGTCGTCTCCGCCAGCCACATCCTCACCGACCTGACGCTGGACGGCGTCGAGCCGGTCCACGACTACCTGAAGGGAGGCGCTTCCGCATGA
- a CDS encoding crotonase/enoyl-CoA hydratase family protein, which translates to MSTPTTPAVRTERIGSALLITLNRPEARNAVNAAVAAALADALDELEADPELRAGVLTGEGGTFSAGMDLKAALRGESPDVEGRGFGGLTEAEPSKPLIAAVEGFAMGGGFELALACDLIVAAEDARFGLPEVRRGLIAAGGGVIRLPKRVPHHLAMEFLLTGEPVDGRRAGDLGLANRVTAKGQAVAEALRLADRLAENAPLALAAVKRVVRAADGAPDAQAFAFQRGEMKTLMATADVREGMTAFAERRPPRWTGR; encoded by the coding sequence ATGAGCACACCCACAACTCCCGCGGTACGCACCGAACGCATCGGCTCCGCCCTGCTGATCACCCTGAACCGCCCCGAAGCCCGCAACGCCGTGAACGCCGCGGTCGCCGCCGCCCTGGCCGACGCACTCGACGAGCTGGAGGCCGACCCCGAACTGCGGGCCGGCGTCCTGACCGGCGAAGGCGGCACGTTCAGCGCCGGCATGGACCTCAAGGCCGCCCTGCGCGGAGAGTCGCCCGACGTCGAGGGCCGCGGATTCGGCGGCCTCACCGAGGCCGAGCCGAGCAAGCCCCTCATCGCCGCCGTGGAGGGCTTTGCCATGGGGGGCGGCTTCGAACTGGCCCTGGCCTGCGACCTGATCGTCGCTGCCGAGGACGCCCGGTTCGGTCTGCCCGAGGTCAGGCGCGGTCTGATCGCCGCGGGCGGCGGCGTGATCCGGCTGCCCAAGCGCGTTCCGCACCACCTGGCCATGGAGTTCCTGCTGACCGGCGAGCCCGTCGACGGCCGCCGCGCCGGCGACCTGGGCCTGGCCAACCGGGTCACCGCCAAGGGGCAGGCCGTCGCCGAGGCACTCCGGCTGGCCGACCGGCTCGCGGAGAACGCCCCGCTCGCGCTGGCGGCCGTCAAGCGCGTCGTCCGCGCCGCCGACGGCGCCCCCGACGCCCAGGCCTTCGCCTTCCAGCGAGGCGAGATGAAGACCCTGATGGCCACCGCCGACGTACGCGAGGGCATGACCGCCTTCGCCGAGCGTCGCCCGCCGCGCTGGACGGGGCGGTGA